One stretch of Sinomonas terrae DNA includes these proteins:
- the sdhA gene encoding succinate dehydrogenase flavoprotein subunit, with translation MQVHKYDVVIVGAGGAGMRAAIESGQRARTAVLTKLYPTRSHTGAAQGGMCAALANVEEDNWEWHTFDTVKGGDYLVDQDAAEVMAKEAIDAVLDLEKMGLPFNRTPEGRIDQRRFGGHTRDHGKAPVRRACYAADRTGHMILQTLYQNCVKHNVEFYNEYYVLDLLVVEEDAVREDGTPYKQKRVAGVVSYDLASGEIHVFQAKAIIFATGGAGKVFKTTSNAHTLTGDGMGIAFRRGIPLEDMEFFQFHPTGLAGLGILLSEAARGEGAILRNSEGERFMERYAPTIKDLAPRDIVARSMANEVREGRGAGPNKDYVLLDLTHLEPAHIDAKLPDITEFARTYLGVEPYTEPVPVYPTAHYAMGGVPTNIKGEVLQDNDTIIPGLYAAGEVACVSVHGSNRLGTNSLLDINVFGKRSGINAAEYAKTADFVELPDNPMAETIAMLDVVRTATGTERVAAIRADLQETMDANMQVFRTADSITTALADIEKLRERYRNISIQDKGKRFNLDLLEAVELGFLLDLAEAMTVAALHRKESRGGHYREDFPDRDDANWMKHTMLYKDPSAETEGIKGIRFGTKPVAFTRYEPMERKY, from the coding sequence ATGCAGGTCCACAAGTACGATGTGGTGATCGTCGGCGCCGGCGGCGCCGGCATGCGCGCGGCCATTGAGTCCGGCCAGCGCGCGCGCACCGCGGTGCTGACCAAGCTGTACCCCACCCGCTCCCACACCGGCGCGGCTCAGGGCGGCATGTGTGCCGCCCTCGCCAACGTCGAAGAGGACAACTGGGAGTGGCACACCTTCGATACCGTCAAGGGCGGCGACTACCTGGTCGACCAGGACGCCGCGGAGGTCATGGCCAAGGAGGCGATCGACGCCGTCCTCGACCTTGAGAAGATGGGCCTCCCGTTCAACCGCACCCCCGAGGGACGCATTGACCAGCGCAGGTTCGGGGGTCACACCCGCGACCATGGCAAGGCGCCTGTCCGCCGCGCCTGCTACGCGGCCGACCGCACGGGCCACATGATCCTCCAGACGCTGTACCAAAACTGCGTCAAGCACAACGTCGAGTTCTACAACGAGTACTACGTCCTTGACCTCCTCGTCGTCGAAGAGGATGCGGTTCGCGAGGACGGAACGCCGTACAAGCAGAAGCGCGTCGCGGGCGTTGTGAGCTACGACCTCGCGTCCGGCGAGATCCACGTCTTCCAAGCGAAGGCGATCATCTTCGCGACCGGCGGGGCGGGCAAGGTCTTCAAGACCACGTCCAACGCCCACACTCTGACGGGCGACGGCATGGGCATTGCCTTCCGCCGCGGCATCCCGCTCGAGGACATGGAGTTCTTCCAGTTCCACCCGACGGGCCTCGCGGGCCTCGGCATCCTCCTCTCGGAAGCCGCGCGCGGCGAGGGCGCCATTCTGCGCAACTCCGAAGGCGAGCGCTTCATGGAGCGCTACGCTCCCACCATCAAGGACCTCGCCCCGCGCGACATCGTCGCCCGATCGATGGCAAACGAGGTGCGCGAGGGTCGCGGCGCCGGTCCGAACAAGGACTACGTGCTCCTCGACCTGACCCACTTGGAGCCTGCCCACATCGACGCGAAACTCCCGGACATCACGGAGTTCGCCCGCACGTACCTCGGCGTGGAGCCCTACACCGAGCCCGTCCCCGTCTACCCGACGGCGCACTACGCGATGGGCGGCGTCCCCACGAACATCAAGGGCGAGGTCCTCCAGGACAACGACACGATCATCCCGGGCCTCTATGCAGCCGGCGAGGTCGCCTGTGTCTCCGTGCACGGCTCGAACCGCCTCGGCACGAACTCGCTCCTCGACATCAACGTGTTCGGCAAGCGCTCAGGCATCAACGCGGCCGAGTACGCGAAGACGGCCGACTTCGTCGAACTCCCGGACAACCCGATGGCGGAGACCATCGCCATGCTCGACGTCGTCCGCACGGCAACGGGCACGGAGAGGGTCGCGGCGATCCGCGCCGACCTCCAGGAGACGATGGACGCCAACATGCAGGTGTTCCGCACAGCCGACTCGATCACAACCGCCCTCGCGGACATCGAGAAGCTGCGCGAGCGGTACCGGAACATCAGCATCCAGGACAAGGGCAAGCGGTTCAATCTGGATCTCCTCGAGGCCGTCGAGCTCGGCTTCCTCCTGGACCTCGCAGAGGCCATGACCGTCGCCGCCCTCCACCGCAAGGAGTCCCGCGGCGGCCACTACCGCGAAGACTTCCCCGACCGCGATGACGCCAACTGGATGAAGCACACGATGCTCTACAAGGACCCGTCGGCCGAGACCGAGGGCATCAAGGGCATCCGCTTCGGCACGAAGCCGGTCGCCTTCACCCGTTACGAGCCAATGGAGCGTAAGTACTGA
- a CDS encoding succinate dehydrogenase iron-sulfur subunit, whose protein sequence is MTASTEEPASKVELPASVGGGGEIPTFDVTLRVRRYNPEVSEESHWEEFKLTMYGTDRVLDALHKVKWELDGSLSFRRSCAHGVCGSDAMRINGRNRLACKTLLKDLDTSKPILVEPIKGLPVEKDLIVDMEPFFQSYREIMPFLVAKGHAPTRERLQSPEDRERFDDTTKCILCAACTSSCPVFWTDGQYFGPAAIVNAHRFIFDSRDDAGDMRLEILNDKEGVWRCRTIFNCSEACPRGIQVTKAISEVKQAVLARQF, encoded by the coding sequence ATGACCGCGTCAACTGAAGAGCCTGCTTCGAAGGTCGAGCTCCCCGCGAGTGTCGGCGGCGGGGGCGAGATCCCCACATTCGACGTGACGCTCCGTGTGCGCCGCTATAACCCAGAGGTCTCGGAAGAGTCGCACTGGGAGGAGTTCAAGCTCACGATGTACGGCACGGACCGCGTGCTCGACGCCCTCCACAAGGTCAAGTGGGAGCTCGACGGTTCACTCTCGTTCCGTCGCTCGTGCGCGCACGGCGTCTGCGGCTCGGATGCCATGCGCATCAACGGCCGCAACCGCCTCGCTTGCAAGACCCTCCTCAAGGACCTCGACACGTCCAAGCCGATCTTGGTCGAGCCCATCAAGGGCCTTCCGGTCGAGAAGGACCTCATCGTCGACATGGAGCCCTTCTTCCAGTCGTACCGCGAGATCATGCCGTTCCTTGTGGCGAAGGGCCACGCCCCCACCCGGGAGCGTCTTCAGTCCCCCGAGGATCGCGAGCGGTTCGACGACACCACGAAGTGCATCCTCTGTGCCGCCTGCACCTCCTCGTGCCCGGTGTTCTGGACGGATGGGCAGTACTTCGGCCCGGCTGCGATCGTGAATGCGCATCGCTTCATCTTCGATTCGCGTGACGACGCCGGCGACATGCGCCTTGAGATCCTCAACGACAAGGAAGGTGTGTGGCGCTGCCGCACGATCTTCAACTGCTCGGAGGCCTGCCCCCGTGGCATCCAGGTGACCAAAGCCATCTCGGAGGTCAAGCAGGCGGTCCTCGCCCGCCAGTTCTGA
- a CDS encoding IS110 family transposase, protein MGRKDGRHRGEQLAVHGENQLAVDTKLQRPSGDRVKTDARDAVHLARLLRLDEITPVAVPTISQESARDLVRAREDCRGDLMRARHRLSKLLLRHGIVYEGGDAWTGAHDAWLRKEAALQLGSTATRTAFDSGYEAALATKSRRGRLDSAIEELAAESEFAPVVRRLGCLRGVSTLTGFALAVEIGDWHRFTGATIGSFVGLTPSEHSSGSSRAQGPIAKTGNSHVRRLLVEAAWHHRARYTVGKTMLDRWDLAPAAARVRGDEGNRRLHARWVKFLERRKRPTVANVAIARELAGWCWSLAVMDDD, encoded by the coding sequence GTGGGGAGGAAAGATGGCCGCCACCGGGGAGAACAACTGGCCGTCCACGGGGAAAACCAACTGGCCGTTGACACGAAGCTCCAGCGGCCATCGGGAGACCGTGTCAAGACCGACGCCAGAGACGCGGTGCACCTGGCCAGGCTGCTGCGCCTGGACGAGATCACTCCCGTGGCGGTCCCGACCATATCCCAGGAGTCCGCGCGTGATCTGGTGCGGGCCAGGGAGGACTGCCGTGGGGACCTGATGCGCGCTCGGCACCGGCTCTCGAAGCTGCTGCTGCGCCACGGGATCGTCTACGAGGGTGGGGACGCCTGGACCGGCGCCCACGATGCCTGGCTGCGGAAAGAGGCCGCTCTGCAGCTGGGGTCCACGGCTACCCGGACGGCCTTCGACTCCGGCTACGAGGCCGCCCTCGCCACGAAGTCCCGTCGTGGCCGGCTCGACTCCGCGATCGAAGAGCTGGCCGCCGAGAGCGAGTTCGCACCCGTCGTGCGCCGCCTGGGCTGCCTGCGCGGTGTGAGCACCCTGACCGGTTTTGCCCTCGCAGTGGAGATCGGGGACTGGCACCGGTTCACCGGGGCTACGATCGGCTCCTTCGTCGGACTCACCCCGTCCGAGCACTCCTCGGGCTCCTCCCGCGCCCAAGGACCGATCGCCAAGACCGGCAACTCCCACGTCCGCCGGCTCCTGGTCGAAGCGGCTTGGCACCACAGGGCCCGCTACACCGTCGGGAAGACCATGCTCGACCGGTGGGATCTGGCCCCCGCCGCCGCGCGGGTCCGGGGCGATGAGGGCAACCGTCGCCTGCACGCCCGATGGGTGAAGTTCCTCGAGCGCCGCAAGCGCCCCACCGTCGCGAACGTCGCGATCGCTCGCGAGCTCGCCGGCTGGTGCTGGTCCCTGGCCGTCATGGACGACGACTGA
- the istB gene encoding IS21-like element helper ATPase IstB, translating to MTITTMQTVVARAHGDPLAEALELTRRLKLPHMRKALTDLIPTAKAQRWDPAELVRVLLAEEVAGRDRANLITRRKSAGFPAGKTFGDWDEELSPIPRPTQEALKSLEWVRRRENLAIYGPSGTGKSHFCEALGHAAVEAGMIVSWFGIEDLGALVRKHRADDSIARALTRVVRSDLIIVDDIGLLPVSPDAAEGFYRLVDAAYERRAMAVSSNLAPAGFDEIMPKTIATATVDRFMHHAHRVETKGESYRLAQAASGKGVTPFR from the coding sequence GTGACGATCACAACGATGCAGACCGTGGTCGCCCGCGCCCACGGCGACCCGCTGGCCGAGGCCCTGGAGCTGACCCGCCGGCTGAAGCTGCCCCACATGCGCAAGGCGCTCACGGACCTGATCCCCACCGCGAAGGCCCAGCGCTGGGACCCAGCCGAGCTCGTGCGGGTCCTGCTCGCGGAGGAAGTCGCCGGCCGCGACCGCGCCAACCTGATCACCCGCCGCAAATCCGCCGGCTTCCCGGCAGGGAAGACCTTCGGCGACTGGGACGAGGAGCTCTCCCCGATCCCGCGCCCGACCCAGGAAGCACTCAAGTCCCTCGAATGGGTCCGCCGGCGGGAGAATCTCGCGATCTACGGGCCGTCGGGGACTGGGAAGTCGCACTTCTGCGAGGCGCTCGGCCACGCGGCAGTCGAGGCCGGCATGATCGTGTCCTGGTTCGGGATCGAGGATCTCGGCGCCCTGGTGCGCAAGCACCGCGCCGACGACTCCATCGCCCGGGCCCTGACCAGGGTCGTGCGCAGCGATCTGATCATCGTGGACGACATAGGCCTGCTCCCGGTCTCCCCAGACGCCGCCGAGGGGTTCTACCGCCTCGTGGACGCCGCCTACGAGCGCCGGGCGATGGCGGTCAGCTCGAACCTCGCCCCGGCCGGATTCGACGAGATCATGCCCAAGACCATCGCGACCGCGACGGTGGACAGGTTCATGCACCACGCCCACCGGGTCGAGACCAAGGGCGAGTCCTACCGCCTCGCCCAAGCCGCCTCCGGCAAGGGGGTGACGCCCTTCCGCTGA
- a CDS encoding IS110 family transposase, with protein MAAKTTVAQTRPFVIGVDTHARTHTLAMVRAATGEQLGCQQFPATAAGMRRALDWAARRTGGDADALWVIEGIGSYGAQLAAAVVKAGFEAVEAPRGYVRSRTTTGKSDPLDAAAIAAAALPLEGTRLRIPRQDEGVRAALRVLIAAREQMTLERTAKVNALTALARTVDLGIDARRPLSATQVTEMARWRAREEGVAAATARTEAVRLAKRIRVLDEELADNQHCTSELVKASPAAPLLEMTGIGPVTAAVVYTAWSHLGRVRSEAAFATLAGVSPVPASSGNIVRYRLNRGGDRRLNRALHMATITRMVHDPDSRAYAERRTAEGRTTREIRRCLKRYLARHLYRTLNALHRDALAAA; from the coding sequence GTGGCCGCGAAGACTACTGTCGCACAGACGCGCCCGTTCGTCATCGGCGTGGACACCCACGCCCGCACCCACACCCTTGCCATGGTCCGCGCGGCGACCGGTGAACAGCTCGGCTGCCAGCAATTCCCGGCCACCGCGGCGGGCATGCGGAGGGCCCTCGACTGGGCGGCCCGCCGCACGGGAGGAGACGCAGACGCACTCTGGGTCATCGAGGGAATCGGCAGCTATGGAGCCCAGCTCGCAGCGGCAGTCGTGAAGGCCGGCTTCGAGGCTGTGGAAGCCCCCAGGGGCTACGTTCGCTCACGAACCACCACAGGGAAATCCGATCCGCTGGACGCGGCCGCGATCGCGGCCGCAGCCCTCCCGCTCGAGGGCACCCGCCTGCGTATCCCACGCCAGGATGAGGGCGTGCGCGCTGCCCTGCGAGTGCTCATCGCGGCAAGGGAGCAGATGACGCTCGAGCGCACGGCCAAGGTCAACGCACTCACTGCCCTGGCCCGGACCGTCGACCTCGGGATCGACGCCCGCCGGCCCCTCTCAGCCACCCAGGTCACGGAGATGGCGCGATGGCGGGCACGGGAAGAGGGCGTCGCGGCTGCCACCGCCCGGACGGAGGCGGTCCGCCTTGCCAAACGAATCCGCGTTCTGGACGAGGAGCTCGCGGACAACCAGCACTGCACATCCGAGCTCGTCAAGGCTAGCCCCGCCGCGCCCCTGCTGGAGATGACCGGCATAGGACCGGTCACCGCCGCCGTGGTCTACACCGCCTGGTCACACCTCGGGAGGGTCCGCTCCGAGGCCGCTTTCGCCACTCTTGCCGGGGTCAGCCCCGTCCCGGCTTCTTCCGGGAACATCGTCCGATACCGGCTCAACCGAGGAGGCGACAGACGCCTCAACCGGGCCCTGCACATGGCCACCATCACCCGAATGGTCCACGATCCCGACAGCCGTGCCTACGCCGAACGACGCACAGCCGAAGGCAGAACCACACGCGAGATCCGTCGCTGCCTCAAGAGATACCTCGCCCGCCACCTCTACCGCACCCTCAACGCACTCCACCGCGACGCACTCGCAGCAGCTTGA
- a CDS encoding YihY/virulence factor BrkB family protein: protein MSTTPTASGNYGKSSTSVERRPRQRRPDRQKAGPTPPTDLEKLRLNALHARQAWGRAKLDGSGGFKRLLSLIQWLVAKVNTLRPVRTMQLYGLRHGPLMSAGIGFNMFFSILGLLATGFSIAGLVLAGQPELVNKTVQLVAQSAPGLLKVNGQQGIADPHALLNPSGLGLTAIIGALVTIFTSLGWISSLRDGLRGVLAERPLQLNAVLQRLHDAGTLLLLGVALVLTSGVSILFTGAIGFIADLLHIDRAIVAPISWLIGIIVPLLLNWVTAVIMFRLAAGLRLSHRAWLEATIIAGAGTTVLQLFSSQLLARAGANPLLASFAIIIGLLIWFNLVSQVYLVSGSWAAIREADTGAVAARRPGMLGSSRPAFHPGPQLAHVEAELRARDHRQPVNEGSHGPLTHDGAGSLGLPSIPASVAPPEPVSAPNAAALVPDHPQKRGMGGWLKALRGRGRG, encoded by the coding sequence ATGAGCACGACTCCGACGGCTTCTGGCAACTACGGGAAGAGCTCGACTTCAGTGGAGAGGCGCCCGCGTCAGAGGCGTCCCGATAGACAGAAGGCCGGCCCGACCCCGCCTACCGACCTCGAGAAGCTGCGCCTCAACGCCCTGCACGCCCGCCAGGCTTGGGGCCGCGCGAAGCTCGATGGCAGTGGCGGGTTCAAGCGCCTCCTGTCGCTGATCCAATGGCTCGTCGCGAAGGTCAACACGTTGCGTCCCGTGCGGACGATGCAGCTCTACGGGCTGCGTCATGGACCGCTCATGAGTGCCGGGATCGGCTTCAACATGTTCTTCTCGATCCTCGGTCTGCTCGCAACCGGGTTTTCGATCGCAGGCCTTGTGCTGGCAGGGCAGCCTGAGCTCGTCAACAAGACAGTCCAGCTCGTCGCACAATCCGCTCCCGGGCTCCTCAAGGTCAACGGCCAGCAGGGAATTGCGGATCCCCACGCCCTCCTCAACCCGTCCGGGCTCGGGCTGACCGCCATCATTGGCGCGCTCGTGACCATCTTCACGTCACTTGGCTGGATCAGCAGCCTCCGCGACGGCCTCCGGGGGGTCCTCGCTGAACGGCCGCTTCAGCTGAATGCGGTCCTCCAACGTCTCCACGACGCCGGAACCCTCCTGCTTCTCGGGGTGGCGCTCGTTCTCACGTCCGGCGTGAGCATCCTGTTCACGGGTGCCATCGGCTTCATCGCAGACCTGTTGCACATCGACAGGGCGATCGTCGCACCCATCAGCTGGCTTATCGGGATCATTGTGCCGCTGCTGCTCAACTGGGTCACGGCCGTCATCATGTTCCGGCTCGCCGCGGGACTCCGGCTCTCTCACCGCGCCTGGCTGGAGGCGACGATCATTGCGGGCGCCGGCACGACTGTCCTGCAGCTCTTCAGCAGCCAGCTACTCGCGAGAGCCGGGGCGAATCCGCTGCTTGCGTCCTTCGCGATTATCATCGGGCTGCTCATCTGGTTCAACCTCGTGAGCCAGGTCTACTTGGTGTCGGGTTCCTGGGCCGCAATCCGTGAGGCGGATACGGGCGCTGTCGCCGCCCGGCGGCCCGGGATGCTCGGTTCCTCGCGCCCCGCGTTCCACCCGGGACCGCAGCTTGCCCACGTTGAGGCAGAGCTTCGGGCGCGGGACCACCGCCAGCCGGTCAACGAAGGCTCCCACGGCCCCTTGACGCACGACGGCGCCGGCTCACTCGGGCTTCCCAGCATCCCCGCGAGCGTGGCGCCGCCTGAGCCGGTCTCCGCTCCCAACGCCGCAGCACTGGTCCCCGACCACCCGCAGAAGCGCGGCATGGGCGGGTGGCTGAAGGCGCTGAGGGGTCGAGGGCGTGGCTGA
- a CDS encoding 2'-5' RNA ligase family protein → MTGRLAGQIQAQAGEVPLVGVILGFPDDVAAELRKWRASFGDPVADVIPAHITLVTTTETEDWNAAVSHVRAVAARQAPFRVTLRGTGSFRPVSDVVYLEVTEGFEECVKLHGELQRGPLERELPFPYHPHVTVAHDVDGERLDEAEEALKNYSTSFTVASMGLYEHDSDGFWQLREELDFSGEAPASEASR, encoded by the coding sequence ATGACGGGTCGACTCGCGGGGCAGATTCAAGCGCAGGCCGGGGAAGTTCCCCTCGTCGGCGTTATCCTCGGCTTCCCAGATGATGTCGCGGCGGAGCTCAGAAAATGGCGAGCCTCTTTTGGGGATCCCGTGGCCGACGTCATCCCCGCCCACATCACGCTTGTGACGACGACGGAAACCGAGGACTGGAACGCGGCAGTCAGCCACGTGCGGGCGGTCGCGGCGCGGCAGGCACCGTTCCGTGTGACGCTTCGCGGCACTGGATCGTTCCGGCCGGTCTCCGATGTTGTGTACCTCGAGGTGACGGAAGGGTTCGAGGAATGCGTCAAGCTCCATGGCGAGCTGCAGCGAGGGCCCCTCGAGCGAGAGCTTCCTTTCCCGTACCATCCGCACGTGACAGTGGCCCACGATGTCGATGGGGAGCGGCTCGACGAGGCCGAGGAGGCGCTGAAGAACTACAGCACATCCTTCACAGTCGCTAGCATGGGGCTGTATGAGCACGACTCCGACGGCTTCTGGCAACTACGGGAAGAGCTCGACTTCAGTGGAGAGGCGCCCGCGTCAGAGGCGTCCCGATAG
- the trpS gene encoding tryptophan--tRNA ligase, with protein sequence MTLDSTPAMTPPGRQRLVSGMQPSGDSLHLGNYLGALVNMVKQQDEYDCFYFIPDLHAITVPQEPEELRERTRLTAAQFIAAGIDPERSTLYVQSHVPEHAQLAWVLNCITGFGEASRMTQFKDKAARQGHDAASAGLFTYPMLMAADILLYKPYGVPVGEDQRQHLELARTLAHRFNTRFGETFVVPEALIPPVAAKIYDLQNPTAKMSKSAESPNGLINILDDPKVTAKRIKSAVTDTETVVRFDRETKPGVSNLLTISSTITGQSIDELVASYEGKMYGHLKADVAKVVVDAVAPIKARTEELLRDPAELDRLLAVGAAKAREIAAETLADVYRKVGFLPAMAPAAASV encoded by the coding sequence ATGACGCTTGACTCCACGCCAGCCATGACCCCTCCCGGCCGCCAACGTCTCGTCTCTGGCATGCAGCCCTCCGGCGACTCGCTGCACCTCGGCAACTACCTCGGCGCCCTCGTCAACATGGTGAAGCAGCAGGACGAGTACGACTGCTTCTACTTCATCCCGGACCTGCACGCCATCACCGTTCCGCAGGAGCCCGAGGAACTGCGCGAGCGGACGCGGCTCACAGCGGCCCAGTTCATCGCGGCCGGGATCGATCCCGAGAGGTCGACCCTCTACGTCCAGTCGCACGTGCCCGAGCACGCCCAGCTCGCATGGGTGCTCAACTGCATCACGGGCTTCGGCGAGGCCTCGCGCATGACCCAGTTCAAGGACAAGGCGGCTCGCCAAGGCCACGACGCGGCGAGTGCGGGCCTGTTCACGTACCCGATGCTCATGGCCGCTGACATCCTGCTCTACAAGCCGTACGGCGTCCCAGTGGGGGAGGACCAGCGCCAGCACCTCGAGCTAGCGCGCACGCTCGCGCACCGCTTCAATACCCGCTTCGGCGAGACGTTCGTGGTCCCGGAGGCACTCATCCCGCCGGTCGCCGCCAAGATCTACGATCTGCAGAACCCGACGGCCAAGATGTCGAAGTCGGCGGAATCGCCCAATGGCCTGATCAACATCCTCGATGACCCGAAGGTCACGGCGAAGCGCATCAAGTCCGCGGTTACGGACACCGAGACCGTGGTTCGCTTCGACCGCGAGACCAAGCCGGGCGTCTCGAATCTCCTGACCATCAGCTCGACGATCACGGGGCAGAGCATCGACGAGCTCGTGGCGTCCTACGAAGGCAAGATGTACGGGCACCTCAAGGCCGACGTCGCAAAGGTCGTGGTCGACGCCGTCGCCCCCATCAAGGCGCGCACGGAGGAACTGCTCCGCGATCCGGCGGAGCTGGATCGCCTCCTTGCCGTGGGTGCCGCGAAGGCCCGCGAGATCGCGGCGGAGACGCTCGCCGATGTCTATCGGAAGGTAGGCTTCCTGCCCGCCATGGCTCCGGCTGCTGCCTCAGTCTGA
- a CDS encoding exodeoxyribonuclease III — MTLEAAITTPAYAPKDGALRIATVNVNGFRAAWRKGMPEWLGPRDLDILCLQEVRAPDDVVTGSLEGWHVLHAEADAKGRAGVAIASRAEPTATRVGIGDDYFATAGRWVEADFALDGGKQLTVVSAYVHSGEADTPKQVDKYRFLDAMLKRLPELAELSDHALVVGDLNVGHTPLDIRNWKANQKRAGFLPEERAYFDRFFGDEIGWKDVHRELSGQIDGPYTWWSQRGRAFDNDAGWRIDYHMATPGLAGAARNAVVDRATAWDTRFSDHAPLVIDYKL, encoded by the coding sequence GTGACCCTCGAAGCTGCCATCACCACGCCTGCCTACGCGCCGAAGGACGGGGCCTTGCGCATCGCAACGGTCAATGTCAACGGGTTCCGCGCAGCCTGGCGAAAGGGAATGCCGGAGTGGCTCGGGCCGCGCGATCTCGACATCCTGTGCCTTCAGGAGGTGCGCGCTCCAGACGACGTCGTCACTGGCTCGTTGGAGGGGTGGCATGTGCTGCACGCCGAGGCGGACGCGAAGGGCCGCGCCGGGGTGGCCATCGCTTCCCGCGCGGAGCCGACGGCGACGCGCGTTGGCATCGGCGACGACTACTTCGCGACCGCCGGGCGGTGGGTCGAGGCTGATTTCGCGCTCGACGGCGGCAAGCAGCTCACGGTCGTGAGCGCCTACGTGCATTCGGGCGAGGCAGACACCCCGAAGCAGGTCGACAAGTACCGCTTCCTCGACGCCATGCTCAAGCGCCTCCCCGAACTGGCTGAGCTGAGCGACCACGCGCTCGTCGTCGGGGACCTCAACGTCGGCCACACGCCCTTGGACATCCGCAACTGGAAGGCGAACCAGAAGCGCGCGGGCTTCCTGCCGGAGGAGCGAGCGTACTTCGACCGCTTCTTCGGAGACGAGATCGGCTGGAAGGACGTGCATCGGGAGCTGTCAGGCCAGATCGACGGCCCGTACACGTGGTGGTCCCAGCGTGGGCGCGCCTTCGACAACGACGCCGGGTGGCGGATCGACTACCACATGGCCACCCCCGGCCTCGCAGGCGCGGCGAGGAATGCCGTCGTCGACCGCGCAACGGCATGGGACACACGCTTCTCGGACCACGCTCCGCTCGTGATCGACTACAAGCTCTAG
- a CDS encoding ABC transporter permease yields MSILHDDDYLLAPDRRPLSALYSRNARAVIERGFRVIKSQNWVVLVSGFFEPVFYLLSMGIGLGRLVGSVQGPSGAPISYAAYIAPALLAVSAMNGAIYDSTWNIFFKMHFGKLYQSMLYTSLGPFDIAAGEIFMALFRGFLYALGFTGVMAVMGLITTPWTLLLVPAAVMVAFGFASFGMAITSYMKTFQQMDIITFVMLPMFLFSATFYPLSIYPEPVQWIVQALPLWHGVELMREISTGAFSVLTLVHLLYYVVMILLGLAFTTRRLRALFLR; encoded by the coding sequence ATGAGCATCCTGCACGACGACGACTACCTCCTGGCGCCCGACCGTCGCCCCCTGAGCGCGCTCTACTCGCGGAACGCACGTGCCGTGATCGAGCGGGGCTTCCGCGTCATCAAGAGCCAGAACTGGGTCGTGCTCGTCTCGGGCTTCTTCGAGCCGGTGTTCTACCTGCTCTCCATGGGCATCGGCCTCGGGCGACTCGTGGGCTCGGTCCAGGGGCCGAGCGGTGCGCCGATCAGCTACGCGGCATACATCGCTCCCGCGCTCCTTGCGGTCTCCGCAATGAACGGGGCGATCTACGACTCGACCTGGAACATCTTCTTCAAGATGCACTTCGGGAAGCTGTACCAGAGCATGCTCTATACGTCGCTCGGGCCCTTCGATATCGCCGCCGGCGAGATCTTCATGGCACTGTTCCGCGGCTTCCTGTACGCGCTCGGCTTCACCGGGGTCATGGCCGTCATGGGCCTCATCACGACGCCGTGGACCCTCCTGCTCGTCCCCGCGGCGGTTATGGTCGCGTTCGGCTTCGCGAGTTTCGGGATGGCCATCACGAGCTATATGAAGACGTTCCAGCAGATGGACATCATCACCTTCGTCATGCTCCCGATGTTCCTCTTCTCCGCGACGTTCTACCCGCTCAGCATCTACCCGGAGCCAGTTCAGTGGATCGTCCAGGCGCTCCCGCTGTGGCACGGAGTCGAGCTCATGCGCGAGATCAGCACGGGCGCGTTCAGCGTTCTGACCCTGGTCCACCTGCTCTACTACGTCGTCATGATCCTCCTGGGTCTCGCCTTCACTACGCGACGGCTCCGCGCCCTCTTCCTCCGCTGA